In the genome of Paenibacillus pabuli, the window GCAAGCGCAGCGTTTTGCAATAGAAACGAACATCGAACCATGATTTCAATATATATAGAGGGCAGGCGGAACTTATGGATAGAATGGTCATGCATCGAATGGAGTATTACGGATATCACGGCGTATTTGCCGAGGAACGGAAGCTGGGGGCGCGTTATTATATTGATCTGGAGATCGATATGGATCTGGGTGAGGCAGGGCGAAACGATGATTTGACCAAAACCATCAATTATGCGGAAATTCATGAGCTCGTAAAACAGATTGTTGAAAATAAATCATTCCAGTTAATTGAAGCTTTGGGCGAACATATTGCATCTTCGTTACTGGACACTTATACTATTATCAATGCATTGA includes:
- the folB gene encoding dihydroneopterin aldolase, whose protein sequence is MDRMVMHRMEYYGYHGVFAEERKLGARYYIDLEIDMDLGEAGRNDDLTKTINYAEIHELVKQIVENKSFQLIEALGEHIASSLLDTYTIINALTVKVTKPHPPFDIHFGGVTVELRRTRK